The genome window GCATATTTTAGAATAGGGTAATGGGTTGCTGATATTAACTTTTTACGCTGTGCTAAATAATCATCTATTTGAGCGGCTTTAATATGATCTTGTTTTGCGTAATAGTCATAACTCAGTGTTAAAACGTTATCATTAAATTCAGTAGTTGTTTTTAGATTGAAGTAGTTGTTATCAATTTCTTGTTGATCGCTATCAAATCCCCAACCTTTTTCTGCAAAATGTAGTTTTATTGTGGTGTTAATTATATTGGGGTAGTCAAAGTAAAGTGGGTCGGTGCGATTTACCTGCTTTGGTTCGTAAACGCTATTTTGTATTTCACTCGCATAAAAACTAGCTTCGTAGCCTTCGTCTGTTTTATCCCAAAATTCACTAATTAAATACGATTCTTTGGTTATTAGTTTACCCGTTTGTTCTTGCTCACTAATTGCCATTGCTTCATTGATTGATAAGCCATTTAAAAAACTTTGGTAATACTCGAAGTAAGATTTAGCAACGCTATTTAGACCACTGCTGGCTATATTACTTCTTCGGTTAATTGCTTCAAATTCAGCATAAGTGTACTGGGTTTCAAAACGTGATGGCTCAGATACTTTTTCAGCAATAAAAAAGTTATCCTCTACAGATACATTTGTATGTACAGGCTTTTGCGCCATTGAAGTTAAAGCGGTTTCACCTTTATCAATAATTAGGGCATAGCCATAATCAGGCTGCGCTAAATATTCGAGAGCACCTCGTTGGTAGCTAACCGTAGGATCGAGCCAGTAGCGTTTTCCGTTTTGTTTAAGCGTAACAATTACGTGATTAAATACACTTGCAGAAGGTGGAAGTTCTTTTAAACGTTTGGTTTCCTCTGTATCAACTAGCGCAGGGAAGGCCTCTATATCCATCGCTTTTAATAACGAGATAAGCAGTACTGTTTTATCTTTGCAATCGCCATATCGTAGCGAAAGCGTTTCTGAAGCTGACGTTGGTTGATGCGAGTTAGTGCCCATTTCAAGCCCTAAATATCGAACTTCGTCTTGGCTAAAGCGCAGTGCTGCTGCAATTTTGTCTGATGTTTTTGTGTGCTTTGCTTTTATTTCTTCAGCTACATCCAAAATGCTGTTTGGGGTTTCTATGGCTGATTGATAAAGTGGATATGCCCAGTTAACTACCTGACCCCAATCGTCAAACTCAGAAAAGTAAACTTGTGTATATGGGTCGTACCACGTTGGGGTTTGAGAATTCTGCTCCAGTAAAGGTTCTTCAAAAAGAGTTATAGAATAATCTTTGCCATATTTGTTAAGCGTTTCTTGAATATCTGCTGTGCCGTTTATTGTATTAATATGTAAAGGCGTTTGTTTACCCCAAAGTACACGCATATTTTGTTGCACTACGGGTACCGACCAGTTTAGCGTGCGTCTTGTACTAAATTTATTAGCATATATAGGGTTGCTACCTGCCACTGTGTAGCTGTAATCAAGTATGTCGCCACTGCGCATATCATCAATAATAATGTTGAGTGATAAGCTACCATTATAAATACGATCAGCTAACTCAGATTCACCTTGCATAACCGTCATTCTCGCGCTGCCAAGCTTATCAATACGCTCATTATTTCTAATAATCGTTAAGCTGTTTAGTGTTAGCGACTCATAACTTGGATCAAAATCAAGATTAAGCTGGCTTATATAATCAACACCACTTTGATTTAAAGCTTTCATAACCAAACGCGTATAGCGTTGCTGTTTTTGTCTGCTCGGTATATAGGATTGGTTATCGAGTAACAAATAAAGTGTGCCGTCACGTACTTTGGTTATGTCGGAATGCTTGGGTTGCTCAATAATATGTGTATTAACCCAATTAGCTGGTTTATCTATTTTATATTGCTGCGCAAAAATATTATGAGAGAAAATTAATAAGGTAAGTGCAATTAGCCAAGAGCTGAGTCGAAGGAAGTTCCATTTCATTGTAGGGTCTTATAGTTGTTTTTATAAATACTATTGAAGGAATAATGTACCAAATTTAGGCTTTTTTGACAATGAGATGTTAATAGAATCCATCCACATATTTATTTCTATAATTATGATAATAAATAAGTTCATCTCAATTTAGCTTGTTATTTATATGCATAGGTTATAAATACAATGAAAGCATAAAGGTATTTAATTATCTCTAAAAATGGCTTTGCTGTTTGTCTTATTGCTCGTCACACATTTTACTTTGCAAGATACACTATGCTTTTATAAAGCACGCAACCACTGCATTTACCGCTCAGCAAATGGGCGATTTGGTTGGTGTTAGTCGCTCTACAGCACGCCGTTATTTGGAGTATTTGCTTGAATCAGGTAAGTTAACAGCGGATCAAAGTTATGGCAGTATTGGCCGCCCTGAACGTTGCTATAAAATAGCGAAGTAACTTTTTGTACCTAAGGCTTAAATATTAAATTTCATTTATTTCAATGCCTTACGTTTTTTTTGTTATGTTTGATATTTAATAGATTCTGACGATAAAAAAAATATGTTGAATTGATTGCATTTTAAGCGGCTTGTATGGTGATGTTCGCTTTAAGTGATGTTATACTCCTGCGGAATAATTTATCGACTTTATTAAGAGCAAAATTAATGGCAGATTTATCGAAGTACAGAAACATTGGTATTTTCGCGCACGTTGATGCGGGTAAGACCACGACTACTGAGCGTATCCTAAAGCTTACTGGTCAAATCCATAAAACTGGTGAGGTTCATGATGGTGAATCTACTACTGACTTCATGGAACAAGAAGCTGAGCGCGGTATTACTATTCAGTCTGCGGCTGTAAGCTGTTTCTGGAAAGATCACCGCTTTAACGTTATCGATACTCCTGGACACGTTGACTTCACAGTTGAAGTTTACCGTTCACTTAAAGTACTAGATGGCGGCATCGGTGTGTTCTGTGGTTCTGGTGGTGTTGAACCACAATCAGAAACTAACTGGCGTTATGCTAATGATTCAGAAGTTGCACGTATTATCTTCGTAAATAAATTAGACCGTATGGGTGCTGATTTTTACCGTGTAACTGAGCAAGTACGTAAAGTACTTGGCGCAACTCCACTAATCATGACTTTACCAATTGGTATTGAAGATGAGTTTGTTGGTGTTGTAGATGTTTTAACTAAAAAAGCATACGTTTGGGATGACACTGGTCTTCCTGAAAACTACGAAATCACAGACATTCCTGCAGACATGGTAGATAAAACTGACGAGTATTATGAAATGCTTGTTGAAACTGCCCTTGAGCAAGACGATGCACTACTTGAAGCTTACATGGAAGGTGAAGCACCTTCTTTAGAAGACATCAAACGTTGTATCCGTAAAGGTACTCGTGACCTTGCTTTCTTCCCAACATACTGTGGTTCTGCGTTTAAGAACAAAGGTATGCAGCTTATTCTTGACGCTGTTGTTGATTACTTACCATGTCCTACAGAAGTTGATCCTCAACCTCTTATGGATGAAGAAGGTAACGAAAATGGCGAGTTCGCAGTAGTATCTACTGACGAACCTTTCAAAGCGTTAGCATTCAAAATAATGGATGACCGTTTTGGTGCATTAACATTCGTACGTATTTACTCAGGTAAACTAAACAAGGGTGACACTATCCTTAACTCGTTTACTGGTAAAACTGAGCGTGTTGGCCGCATGGTTGAGATGCAAGCAGATGACCGTAACGAATTAACTAGCGCACAAGCTGGTGACATCATTGCTATCGTAGGCATGAAAAACGTGCAAACTGGTCACACTCTATGTGATCCTAAGCACCCTGTAACACTTGAGCCAATGGTATTCCCAACTCCAGTAATCTCGATTGCTGTACAGCCTAAAGATAAAGGCGGTAATGAGAAAATGGGTGTTGCTATCGGTAAAATGGTTGCAGAAGATCCATCTTTCCAAGTTGAGACTGATGAAGATTCAGGCGAGACTATCCTTAAAGGTATGGGTGAGCTTCACTTAGATATCAAAGTAGATATTCTTAAGCGTACTTACGGCGTAGACCTTATTGTTGGTCAACCACAAGTTGCTTACCGTGAAACTATCACTAAAGAAATTGAAGATAGCTACACGCATAAGAAACAATCTGGTGGTTCTGGTCAGTTCGGTAAAATCGACTACCGCATCAAGCCAGGCGAAGTTGCTTCAGGTTTCACGTTTAAATCATCAGTTGTTGGTGGTAACGTACCTAAAGAATTCTGGCCTGCAGTTGAGAAAGGCTTCAAGTCAATGATGGGTACTGGTGTTCTAGCTGGCTTCCCTGTACTTGACGTTGAAATTGAACTTTTCGACGGTGGTTTCCATGCCGTGGATTCATCTGCAATCGCGTTCGAAATCGCTGCTAAAGGCGCTTTCCGTCAATCGATCCCTAAAGCGGGCGCACAACTTCTTGAGCCAATCATGAATGTTGACGTGTTCACTCCAGAAGATCACGTTGGTGACGTAATCGGTGACCTTAACCGTCGTCGTGGCATGATGAAAGACCAAGAAGCTGGTTTAACAGGCAGCCGTATTAAAGCTGACGTACCGTTATCAGAAATGTTCGGTTACATCGGTACACTACGTACAATGACATCTGGTCGTGGTCAGTTCTCTATGGAGTTCTCACACTACGCTGCATGTCCGCAAAACGTTGCTGATACAGTAATCGCTGCAGAAAAAGAGAAAAAAGCTGCTAAGTAATTAGCTCTTTAACTCTTTAAAAAAACCCGCACATGTTGCGGGTTTTTTATTGCCTATAATTTGGTTTTATTTTTTGTAGTTGTTTATAACTACTTTTTATTATTAATTAGTCCTATGTTACTAATTAATAAAAAGGTACTAGAGAGCAATTTATTTACCTAAATTACTTAATTGATTGGTTTATAAGAGGTTAATTGTAAGGTGAATGTAACTATATGAATTTTAAGAACTTCTATTGATGCATCTATATACGTAATGTAGAATACTAGCACTTTTAGACTAGAGCTCTAAAGTCAGATAAGGAAGTCTCCGCAGCAGAGACGTTTGCTATTAATTCTATATAAGATGTAACAATCATGAAATCTATTAAATTAGCACCAAACTGGTGGCTACAATTTACAAAATGCGTTTTAGCATTCAGCTTAATATTTTTAATTCATATTATATTTTCTGTGAACCTAAAAATTATTTTTCTCACTGTAATGCCAGCTCTACTGATTATTACTACTTTTAATATTCTTCATCTTCGTTTTTTACATTGTTATAAAGCAGGCATTTGTTATACGCGTTTATGTACAAAGCGTTATATCAATAGCGAGGAAATTAGTTGCGTATCATTTAGTTCGTTTTTTCTTTTCACCATTTTTAAGGTGGAGTTAGATAATGGTAAAACGTTCCATTTTTATAACTGGCAACTTGATGATGAAACGCAATCAGCTATTTCTAAAATGTACTGCAATAAGTTAGCTAACAAAATTGAAAATATTAGCGATAAATGCAATGCTTGATCTTTAATTTAGATAGCAAAAAGGAGCGATTAATCGCTCCTTTTTTGTTTTTGTATTTTATAACGCGCTAATTAAACTTTTTTATAGCCTTAGCTTTTAGCGCTTTCATCTTTAGCCTGCGTGGCTTCTTAAAAGACTGGATAGGCATTGTTACCAACTGCTCTTGTGGTAGTGCCGGTATTGTTTGTGGATAAGCACCTTCCTTTGGTACCGAAATTTCTTTTAGATGTATTTTAAGTGCTTCTAGAGTTGAGTCGTTATCAACTTCACTAGGGCAAATAAATATACCTAACTTTCTTAGTTGTACACCGAGTTTAATGCTACTGGTATAACGGATAATCGGAGCGCCTAATACTAAGCCCAGCAATATAGGTGATAACCACCAAAAGAATACTGGTGTGAAGTAGTAAGCCGTACAACCCCATGCAATAGCCACAATAGTTGAGAATAACGTATAACCAAACGCCTCTTTCCACGGAACCATACGACCTTCGCGCGGTTGCGCATCCCACTTCACTTTTTTACCTAAAAACACACAAAGTACAAAGTAAGCATGAAATACCATCATTAATGGGGCAACAATAATAGCAAATACGGTTTCAATGATTGAGCCTAGTATGAGCTTAATTGAACCACCAAAGCGTTTGTTTCTATGTATTAAGGTGACTATTATGCCCATTAGTTTAGGCATTAATAAAATAACAATAGTTAAATACAAGAGTGAATCAATCAGATCGGTTTTAGCTATTTGCCATGTAGGGAATAATTGATAAACACGGTTAAAGTACACATCACTATTTAATGCGCGCGTTACTGCATCAATAGTACTTAGCGCTAGCATTGAGAGCCAAATTAGTGATGAAATATAGGCTGTGGCACCGAGTAAAAAGTGTAGCTTACTCATTAATTTTAATTTGGATGACGATAGTAAACCTAAGTGCTGAATATTACCTTGCACCCAGCGTCTATCGCGTACAGCGTAGTCTAGAATGTTACTTGGTACTTCTTCATAGCTACCTTCAATATCTGATAGCAACAATACATCCCAACCAGCACTGTGAAGTAGTGAAGCTTCTACAAAGTCATGACTTAAAATTTCGCCGCCAAAAGGTGCATTACCTTTTAGTGTTGGCAAGCCACAGCACGTTATAAATGCTTCAACTCTAATGATTGCATTATGACCCCAGTAGTTGGCTTTATCAGTTTGCCAAAAAGCTGAGCCAGTAGCGAGCATTGGGCTATATAGCACTGACGCAAACTGTAAAAAGCGGCCAAAAAAGGTATCTTGACGAACAGGGATCGGAATAGTTTGGATCAGGCCTGCTTGTGGGTTGTTGAGCATACTTGTAGTAAGCTCTAACATACATTTCCCGGTCATTACGCTATCTGCATCAAGCACAATCATATGGTCGTACTGGCTGCCCCAGCGCTCACAAAAGTCGGTTAGGTTACCTACTTTACGGTGTTTGTTATCTTCGCGACGACGATAAAAAACGTTTTTAGCCGTATCACCTAAACGTTCACACAATGCATGCCATGCACTTAGCTCGTTTTTAGCTATTTCTGGGTCTTGCGTGTCGCTTAATAGATAAAAATCGAAGTTTGCAAGTTGACCTGTTTCTTTTAACGATTGCAGACTAACTTCAAAGCCCGCGATAACACGGTGGGTGTCTTCGTTGTAAATAGGCATTACAACGGCGGTTTTTTGGGCGTTAATTGCCTCACTATTAAACTCAATTGGTTTAATACGCTTTAGCGTAAGTGGGTCAATTCGTAATAGCTGTAATACAAAGCCGATTGTTCCACTACAAAATGCCGTTACAATCCAGGCAAAAGTGATTGAGAATAATACTAAAAGAGCATACTCAAGTAATGTCATACCGTTTGAGCTTAAAATCTCAAACATAATAGATATGCCGTAGCCAGATGTGCCAAGCGCTGCAATAGCAAATAGCCAAACTCTTAATGTTTTGAATGGCATTGAAGTGCCCTTACCTTTATTACTTGATGTCATTTGGGTACCAAACATAACTCCATACCTCGCTAATTTCTTTGTCACGTAATTTTAACGATAAACGCATATCAACGGGTTGATCGTCCTGTGGTGCAATTTTAAAGGCTACACGCCATCCTCGTGAATCAGGCAGTTTTTGTACATTCACGTCGGTTACTTCGCCTGTTGTAAGTTGAATGTCGGCATCTAGCTTTAACTGTTCAGAGAGTTGATTTATTTCTGACCCAGTAAAATCAACAGTAAATTGGCGATGGCTTTTTGGTGGTGGATTGTCCTCACCTGGTAAAGCGGCGCTACCGATCCTTGTGCGCAGTACTCTCGCTTTCTCGTGCTGAGTTAAAGCTGCATTAAAGGTCGTCATTTTGTAGCTTAGCTTTAACGAATCACCGGCTTTCATTGGTTTTTCTGGTACCCAGTAACTGACGATATTGTCGTTAGTTTCTGTGTCAGTAGGTATCTCTACAAGCTCTACACGGCCATTTCCCCATTCACCTTGTGGTTCAATCCATAGACTAGGGCGGTTGTGGTAATGTGCTTCTGTGTCCAGATAGTTATTAAAATCTCGATCTCGTTGAGCTAACCCAAAACCTTTTGGATTATTGTATGAAAACGAAGTTACACTTAGCTGTGAAGGGTTGTTAAGAGGGCGCCATACCCATTTATCATCAGCTGATTGAGTTAATAGGCCATCTGAGTCATGAACTTCAGGGCGATAGTCATCAAAAAATTTGGTACTGTTTTCACCGTGGTAAAACATACTCGTTAATGGAGCTACGCCGAGCTTTTTAATGTCTTTACGTGCAAATATCTGCATATCAACATCAACTAGCATATTAGTTGTAGGGTCAACACTAAACTTGTATGCACCCGATATAGATGGGCTATCTAATAATGCAAAAATGGTAATTTGTGTTTGGTCGGCCTTTGGTTTAACTAACCAAAATTCTTTGAACATTGGAAATTCTTCACCTGAATTTTCTGCAGTATCAATGGCAAGGCCTCTAGCTGATAATCCATAAACTTGCTGAGGGCCAACAACTCTAAAATACGATGCTCCCTGAAATACCATTACTTCGTCTTTATACTCGTTAGTATTTAACGGGTAATGTAAGCGAAATCCAGCATGGCCTAGTTGAGTATCCGCAACACTTTTAGCTATTTCTTCTTGTAGTGGTGCAGCAGAGCCATCGTATTGGTAAAAGTCAGTACTGAAAGGTAAGCGACTGCGTTTAGAGTCGCTATCAACGGTATTTATTGTCACAGGTGTTTTATATAAAAAACCAGGATGGAATAATTGCAGCTCGTACAGGCCTTCATCTTTCCATACTGCTTTGTCTTTTTTAAATCGAATTGAACGGTAATCTTGATAATCAATATTGTTAAGTGCTTCAAGCTCAATGTTTTTAGGCGCCACGTATTCTTCGCTTGCTAACTTTTTAGCACGGGCGCTAATTACGTCAAATAAGCTACTTTGTGGGATTGCTACATCAACGGTTGCAGCAATCGCTTGGTTGCTATTGCCCCAAGTCGAAAAAATAATAAGTAGACCCAGTAGTGGTGCTGACTTCTTTTGCCATTTAGGCAGATTTTGGGTTAGTTGTTTCATTCTCATTCCTTTATAAAAACACGACTTATTTTTACGTTTAGGGTAAATATTGATTTCTTTGTAAGTATCTTCTAGATTACTAAAGCAAGAAGTGAACCCTTTAAAAGTTTATATTTTTCAATAGGTAAACTTATCACATGTAACTCATTGAGGTTTTTTGTGTAAAATTCACTCAAATGTATGTAGTTGTTACTGATTAATTACTAGAAGATTTACGGATCGTATGAACATAGTACGTGGGGTTTAATGAAGCTTGTCTGAATTACATTTGTATAAAATAAAAAAGCCGCAAGAGCGGCTTTTAAATATTTAGATTTAACTTAGTTATTTCTTTTTGAATCTACGCACTATTGATAGTGGTGCTAAAAGAAGTGATAACCATAATAATGAACCTGAATCGTCATCATCAGAGCTCGCTTCAGTGACGTTAATTGTAACCGTTACCGATTCAGATACGTTGTCTACGCTATCTTTCGCTTGCACTGATAGTGCAATTGTACCTTCAGTGTCAAAATCAAGTTCACCGGTTACAATAAGTTGACCTTGTTCATTAACTGTAATTATCTCACTACCCGACACTATAAATTCAACCACTGGCGATACATCCGCATTCGGATCACTGAATTCAAGCGCGCCGATAATTGTGTCAATTGCGCTATTTTCATCAATTGCAAAAACTTGGTCAGCAGCAATTATTGGTGTTTGTTCCTCAGGAGTTAAAATTACCTCAGATTTAATATCAATAATTACAGGATCGTGATCTGATGCGCGGTATGCACTTTCAGAATACAGGCTAGATTGTTGAGCATCACTTTTAAATTCAACGTTGTAATCAAGCGAAATTGGTTCATCAGCATTGATATGCCAATCTTTAGCTGATACTACTTTGCTAAGTAACGATGCACTTGCTACAGCATGGTCAAGGCTACCTGCACGACCAGAGAAGCTATAAGAGTAACCAAGTGTATTGCCATCAAGTTTTGCAACTACATTTTTATATCCTTTGTCTGCAAATGCACGTATTGGATCTTCCATTGCGTAAGCATTCATATCGCCGACTAAAATAGTATCCTCATCGTCAACACCAGTTGGTTTGCTATCAAGCCAATCTGCGAATGCATTAGCACCTTCTGTGCGTATTTCATTCCAACAGCCTTGTCCATCACCTGAATCTGCATTGTTTCCAGAAGCACTACCACAGCTTTTAGATTTAAGGTGTGACACAGCAACAGTAAATACTTCATCAGTTTCTAATGATTTAAAGCTTTGTGCAATTGGAGCACGGTTACTAAAATCAAATGGAGCCTCAGTCGTAATAGCAGCAGCACCTACTTCTTCTACTTTGTTAGCACGATAGATAAGTGCGGTAGTAATTGCATCGGTACCAATTTGATCTACCTTAAAATCAACAAATGCATAGTTGTTAGCACTATCAGCGTCATTTAATGCATCTACTAAGCTTGCAATTGCACTAAATTCGCCAAAACCATCATTTTCAATTTCCATTAAACCAACAACATCGGCCTGGATAGCGCTAATGGCACTTACAATTTTAGCTTCTTGGCGAGTAAATTCAGCTTCTGAATCTGCACCTCGGGCTGTAGGGAACCCTCCGCCTTGGCCATCACCATTAAAGTAATTAAGTACGTTAAAGCTAGCTACACGTAAATCTGCTTCAGCATTAAGTTCAGGCGCATTTTCACGTGCATTTGTTGCAATAAACGAAGGTGCTACAGTTGGGTGGATTCTGTAAAGGCTAAAGCTATAAGCAAGTGCCCCCGTAACCGTATTAACTGTATCGCCAGTGCGTAATGTATTTTCTGCTGATAAGCCTGGAGTTGGGTAGGCTGTAGGGTCTAAGTTTTGTACTGTAGAGCCATCATCTAGTAAAATCTTTTTAAGTAGATTTTCTGTTTCAACTGCATTAGCTGCATCTCCAGGTAATGCAACCTGAGTACCTTGATATAAGCGTTCTGTTGCTAATTCAACTTCACCATATCGACCAAGGCCAAAGTTATTAGTCACTACTAATGGTTGCTCTAATGTAACTAACATACCT of Pseudoalteromonas arctica A 37-1-2 contains these proteins:
- a CDS encoding ExeM/NucH family extracellular endonuclease, which encodes MFKTKITPLALVIASLSAPASADLIISEYVEGSSNNKAIELYNNSSSELTLDQYSLNLYANGKTTIQSTLDLSGTLAANSTFVIVNSSSNDALKEKADLEHSVANFNGDDALVLMQGSSVVDSFGQRGVDPGSFWSEGAVQTQDKTLRRKDSITVGRTTPDAVFNPSEEWVQFEKDDFDGLGSHAGNGGTTPEPDPEPEPLVPLVCGAEKVLINAIQGDSSASPLVDTLVEFEGIVTADFQDDDQLKGFFVSSLAADIDANPLTSEGVFVYFADIDVNVGDHVRVQGTVEEYFDATQIGSVSQVAVCGTGLAAAATKITLPLADTTDLEAFEGMLVTLEQPLVVTNNFGLGRYGEVELATERLYQGTQVALPGDAANAVETENLLKKILLDDGSTVQNLDPTAYPTPGLSAENTLRTGDTVNTVTGALAYSFSLYRIHPTVAPSFIATNARENAPELNAEADLRVASFNVLNYFNGDGQGGGFPTARGADSEAEFTRQEAKIVSAISAIQADVVGLMEIENDGFGEFSAIASLVDALNDADSANNYAFVDFKVDQIGTDAITTALIYRANKVEEVGAAAITTEAPFDFSNRAPIAQSFKSLETDEVFTVAVSHLKSKSCGSASGNNADSGDGQGCWNEIRTEGANAFADWLDSKPTGVDDEDTILVGDMNAYAMEDPIRAFADKGYKNVVAKLDGNTLGYSYSFSGRAGSLDHAVASASLLSKVVSAKDWHINADEPISLDYNVEFKSDAQQSSLYSESAYRASDHDPVIIDIKSEVILTPEEQTPIIAADQVFAIDENSAIDTIIGALEFSDPNADVSPVVEFIVSGSEIITVNEQGQLIVTGELDFDTEGTIALSVQAKDSVDNVSESVTVTINVTEASSDDDDSGSLLWLSLLLAPLSIVRRFKKK
- a CDS encoding DUF3857 domain-containing transglutaminase family protein yields the protein MKWNFLRLSSWLIALTLLIFSHNIFAQQYKIDKPANWVNTHIIEQPKHSDITKVRDGTLYLLLDNQSYIPSRQKQQRYTRLVMKALNQSGVDYISQLNLDFDPSYESLTLNSLTIIRNNERIDKLGSARMTVMQGESELADRIYNGSLSLNIIIDDMRSGDILDYSYTVAGSNPIYANKFSTRRTLNWSVPVVQQNMRVLWGKQTPLHINTINGTADIQETLNKYGKDYSITLFEEPLLEQNSQTPTWYDPYTQVYFSEFDDWGQVVNWAYPLYQSAIETPNSILDVAEEIKAKHTKTSDKIAAALRFSQDEVRYLGLEMGTNSHQPTSASETLSLRYGDCKDKTVLLISLLKAMDIEAFPALVDTEETKRLKELPPSASVFNHVIVTLKQNGKRYWLDPTVSYQRGALEYLAQPDYGYALIIDKGETALTSMAQKPVHTNVSVEDNFFIAEKVSEPSRFETQYTYAEFEAINRRSNIASSGLNSVAKSYFEYYQSFLNGLSINEAMAISEQEQTGKLITKESYLISEFWDKTDEGYEASFYASEIQNSVYEPKQVNRTDPLYFDYPNIINTTIKLHFAEKGWGFDSDQQEIDNNYFNLKTTTEFNDNVLTLSYDYYAKQDHIKAAQIDDYLAQRKKLISATHYPILKYAKASETPQTTADVLDSFGYSWLKYVLAGYILVLIFFFADWRLESAKKVKFEDSPFYAVSISKFIIYSILSLGIFVNYWSYRNFKAIKERDNSSIMPIARGIFAFLWYYPLYLALAEHSQQQLNKNRVMPNWTALTLWLMVLASAFAYRMDEYATIVICIMPFLWLPLVSYIEQTDTSKEALHYNSYWRIRQYLISLAFAPLLFLGVLQEVNILPNAAIIKGDSLWSYQVHFLKRNRLTPENEEILYFYSDAMFDYREDGNGITENYIFSYYKNDQGELESDLSHFKDIEKIEITYGKTKLDNTSIKVIKTDGSDFLLIVGRFNKQDKVLVKQINLRIAANKLQ
- the fusA gene encoding elongation factor G, which codes for MADLSKYRNIGIFAHVDAGKTTTTERILKLTGQIHKTGEVHDGESTTDFMEQEAERGITIQSAAVSCFWKDHRFNVIDTPGHVDFTVEVYRSLKVLDGGIGVFCGSGGVEPQSETNWRYANDSEVARIIFVNKLDRMGADFYRVTEQVRKVLGATPLIMTLPIGIEDEFVGVVDVLTKKAYVWDDTGLPENYEITDIPADMVDKTDEYYEMLVETALEQDDALLEAYMEGEAPSLEDIKRCIRKGTRDLAFFPTYCGSAFKNKGMQLILDAVVDYLPCPTEVDPQPLMDEEGNENGEFAVVSTDEPFKALAFKIMDDRFGALTFVRIYSGKLNKGDTILNSFTGKTERVGRMVEMQADDRNELTSAQAGDIIAIVGMKNVQTGHTLCDPKHPVTLEPMVFPTPVISIAVQPKDKGGNEKMGVAIGKMVAEDPSFQVETDEDSGETILKGMGELHLDIKVDILKRTYGVDLIVGQPQVAYRETITKEIEDSYTHKKQSGGSGQFGKIDYRIKPGEVASGFTFKSSVVGGNVPKEFWPAVEKGFKSMMGTGVLAGFPVLDVEIELFDGGFHAVDSSAIAFEIAAKGAFRQSIPKAGAQLLEPIMNVDVFTPEDHVGDVIGDLNRRRGMMKDQEAGLTGSRIKADVPLSEMFGYIGTLRTMTSGRGQFSMEFSHYAACPQNVADTVIAAEKEKKAAK
- a CDS encoding glucan biosynthesis protein; its protein translation is MKQLTQNLPKWQKKSAPLLGLLIIFSTWGNSNQAIAATVDVAIPQSSLFDVISARAKKLASEEYVAPKNIELEALNNIDYQDYRSIRFKKDKAVWKDEGLYELQLFHPGFLYKTPVTINTVDSDSKRSRLPFSTDFYQYDGSAAPLQEEIAKSVADTQLGHAGFRLHYPLNTNEYKDEVMVFQGASYFRVVGPQQVYGLSARGLAIDTAENSGEEFPMFKEFWLVKPKADQTQITIFALLDSPSISGAYKFSVDPTTNMLVDVDMQIFARKDIKKLGVAPLTSMFYHGENSTKFFDDYRPEVHDSDGLLTQSADDKWVWRPLNNPSQLSVTSFSYNNPKGFGLAQRDRDFNNYLDTEAHYHNRPSLWIEPQGEWGNGRVELVEIPTDTETNDNIVSYWVPEKPMKAGDSLKLSYKMTTFNAALTQHEKARVLRTRIGSAALPGEDNPPPKSHRQFTVDFTGSEINQLSEQLKLDADIQLTTGEVTDVNVQKLPDSRGWRVAFKIAPQDDQPVDMRLSLKLRDKEISEVWSYVWYPNDIK
- the mdoH gene encoding glucans biosynthesis glucosyltransferase MdoH; this encodes MFGTQMTSSNKGKGTSMPFKTLRVWLFAIAALGTSGYGISIMFEILSSNGMTLLEYALLVLFSITFAWIVTAFCSGTIGFVLQLLRIDPLTLKRIKPIEFNSEAINAQKTAVVMPIYNEDTHRVIAGFEVSLQSLKETGQLANFDFYLLSDTQDPEIAKNELSAWHALCERLGDTAKNVFYRRREDNKHRKVGNLTDFCERWGSQYDHMIVLDADSVMTGKCMLELTTSMLNNPQAGLIQTIPIPVRQDTFFGRFLQFASVLYSPMLATGSAFWQTDKANYWGHNAIIRVEAFITCCGLPTLKGNAPFGGEILSHDFVEASLLHSAGWDVLLLSDIEGSYEEVPSNILDYAVRDRRWVQGNIQHLGLLSSSKLKLMSKLHFLLGATAYISSLIWLSMLALSTIDAVTRALNSDVYFNRVYQLFPTWQIAKTDLIDSLLYLTIVILLMPKLMGIIVTLIHRNKRFGGSIKLILGSIIETVFAIIVAPLMMVFHAYFVLCVFLGKKVKWDAQPREGRMVPWKEAFGYTLFSTIVAIAWGCTAYYFTPVFFWWLSPILLGLVLGAPIIRYTSSIKLGVQLRKLGIFICPSEVDNDSTLEALKIHLKEISVPKEGAYPQTIPALPQEQLVTMPIQSFKKPRRLKMKALKAKAIKKFN